From Danio aesculapii chromosome 18, fDanAes4.1, whole genome shotgun sequence, a single genomic window includes:
- the LOC130245798 gene encoding LOW QUALITY PROTEIN: extracellular calcium-sensing receptor-like (The sequence of the model RefSeq protein was modified relative to this genomic sequence to represent the inferred CDS: inserted 1 base in 1 codon): MESFQYAQTMAFAINEINMNPNLLPNISLGYHLHDNCVILGMRAAMSLVSGIEESFLNLNCTGPPPIIGVVGDPSSTPSIAISSVLGLFRVPIVSHYATCSCLSDRKKYPSFFRTIPSDAFQVRAMVQLISHFGWTWVGLLYSDDDYGTYAAQSFHQEMQLFGICIAFSEPLRYDSNPRDIQRITGVIQASTSRVVVVFSPSTLVIPLMNEVVLQNMTGRQWIASESWATSPVFYTPHFLPFLGGTLGIAIRRGEIGGLREFLLQLRPKNDPQNNMLKIFWENMFGCSFETGAQVKNMCTGQEDLSTTNTPYTDVSELRAANNVYKAVYALAHALHDLLKCEEGKGPFNGNSCADITNLNPWQNVNFSTGFGEHVSFNKNGDXLAIYDVMNWQPGSDRSIRIHTIGVVSEEPEKGLMLTLDEDAIYWNFETKKPPQSVCSESCPRGSRRATRKGHPVCCFDCLPCRDGEISNTTDATKCTACPDDFWSNLYKDQCIPKEVEFLSYKDPLGMSLTSASLLGTCFCAFVMIIFAHHYNTPIVRANNSELSFLLLFSLKLCFLCVLLFIGRPQLWTCQLRHAVFGISFVLCISSILVKTMVVIAVFRSSRPEGKGAMKWFGAAQQRCTILVLTAIQVVICAVWLSTASPTPHKNNLYIRSIIVYECTIGSVTGFSMLLGYIGLLAAVSFLIAFLARNLPDNFNEAKFITFSMLIFCAVWIAFVPAYVSSPGKYSVAVEIFAILASSFGLLVAIFAPKCYIILLHPERNNKKAIMGRETH; this comes from the exons ATGGAAAGTTTCCAGTATGCACAAACCATGGCTTTTGCAATAAATGAGATTAATATGAATCCCAATCTTCTGCCTAATATCAGTCTTGGTTACCatcttcatgacaactgtgtgATTCTAGGCATGCGAGCTGCCATGTCCCTCGTTAGTGGGATAGAAGAGTCCTTCTTAAACCTAAACTGCACTGGACCTCCTCCGATAATTGGAGTTGTGGGGGATCCAAGTTCAACTCCTTCCATTGCAATTTCCAGTGTTTTGGGACTGTTTCGAGTACCTATA GTTAGTCACTATGCCACATGTTCCTGTTTAAGTGACAGAAAAAAGTATCCCTCTTTCTTCAGAACAATCCCCAGTGATGCCTTCCAGGTGCGGGCTATGGTTCAACTCATTAGTCATTTTGGATGGACCTGGGTTGGTCTCCTCTACAGTGATGATGACTATGGTACCTATGCTGCTCAGTCCTTCCATCAAGAAATGCAGTTATTTGGAATTTGTATTGCTTTTTCTGAACCTCTGCGGTATGATAGCAACCCCAGAGATATTCAACGTATAACGGGAGTGATTCAAGCTTCAACATCTAGAGTGGTGGTTGTTTTTTCTCCATCGACTTTAGTGATACCTTTGATGAATGAAGTTGTGTTGCAGAATATGACAGGTAGGCAGTGGATTGCAAGTGAATCTTGGGCCACTTCACCTGTCTTTTACACTCCACATTTCCTGCCCTTCCTTGGGGGCACACTGGGCATAGCCATCAGACGTGGAGAGATCGGGGGGCTCCGTGAATTTCTTTTACAGCTTCGTCCAAAAAATGATCCACAAAATAATATGCTTAAGATTTTCTGGGAGAATATGTTTGGATGTAGTTTTGAAACTGGGGCGCAAGTAAAAAATATGTGTACAGGACAGGAAGATCTGAGCACCACAAACACACCTTACACTGATGTTTCAGAATTGAGAGCAGCAAATAATGTCTACAAGGCAGTTTATGCCCTGGCACATGCACTTCATGACTTATTGAAGTGTGAGGAGGGGAAAGGACCATTTAATGGGAACAGCTGTGCTGACATAACTAATTTAAACCCTTGGCAG AACGTGAACTTTTCCACAGGCTTTGGGGAACatgtgtcatttaataagaatggaG GCTTGGCCATCTATGATGTGATGAACTGGCAGCCAGGCTCAGACAGATCAATAAGAATCCACACAATAGGTGTAGTGAGTGAAGAGCCAGAAAAAGGATTGATGCTTACACTGGACGAAGATGCAATATACTGGAACTTTGagacaaaaaaa CCACCACAGTCTGTTTGCAGTGAAAGCTGCCCACGAGGAAGCAGACGAGCCACAAGGAAGGGCCATCCCGTCTGCTGTTTTGACTGCCTCCCATGTAGAGATGGGGAAATTTCTAACACAACAG ATGCTACTAAGTGCACAGCTTGTCCAGATGATTTCTGGTCTAATCTATATAAGGATCAGTGTATTCCCAAAGAAGTAGAGTTTTTGTCCTATAAGGATCCTCTGGGCATGTCTTTGACCTCTGCTTCACTGCTTGGCACCTGTTTTTGTGCTTTTGTGATGATTATCTTTGCGCATCACTATAACACTCCCATAGTACGTGCCAACAATTCAGAGCTCAGCTTCCTGCTGCTTTTCTCGCTCAAATTGTGTTTCCTGTGTGTGCTTCTTTTCATTGGTCGACCACAGTTGTGGACGTGTCAGTTAAGACATGCTGTGTTTGGCATAAGCTTTGTCCTGTGCATCTCCAGCATTCTGGTCAAGACTATGGTGGTAATAGCTGTGTTTAGGTCCTCTCGGCCTGAGGGCAAAGGAGCAATGAAATGGTTTGGAGCAGCTCAACAAAGATGCACAATTCTGGTCCTAACAGCCATCCAGGTTGTGATATGTGCAGTCTGGCTATCAACTGCCTCTCCAACTCCCCATAAAAACAACCTGTACATCCGCTCTataatagtatatgaatgtaCTATTGGCTCAGTGACTGGATTTTCAATGCTTTTGGGATATATTGGACTGTTGGCAGCAGTAAGCTTCCTAATAGCCTTCCTGGCAAGAAATCTTCCAGATAATTTTAATGAAGCAAAATTTATCACATTTAGCATGTTGATCTTCTGTGCTGTGTGGATTGCATTTGTCCCAGCATATGTGAGCTCTCCAGGAAAATACTCTGTGGCTGTGGAAATATTTGCTATTTTAGCTTCTAGTTTTGGACTATTGGTGGCAATATTTGCCCCAAAGTGTTACATCATCCTTTTACATCCagaaagaaacaataaaaaagcCATCATGGGAAGAGAGACACATTAG